The Schistocerca gregaria isolate iqSchGreg1 chromosome 4, iqSchGreg1.2, whole genome shotgun sequence genome contains a region encoding:
- the LOC126365819 gene encoding U6 snRNA-associated Sm-like protein LSm2, whose amino-acid sequence MLFYSFFKSLVGKDVVVELKNDLSICGTLHSVDQYLNIKLTDITVTDPDKYPHMLSVKNCFIRGSVVRYVQLPADEVDTQLLQDAARKEAAAQAR is encoded by the exons ATG ttattCTATTCATTCTTTAAATCCCTTGTGGGGAAAGACGTCGTTGTGGAACTAAAAAACGATCTCAG CATTTGTGGTACACTTCATTCTGTGGACCAGTATCTGAACATAAAGTTAACTGACATCACTGTTACTGATCCTGACAAATATCCACACATG TTGTCTGTAAAGAATTGCTTCATTCGTGGTTCTGTTGTTCGGTACGTGCAACTCCCAGCAGATGAAGTTGATACTCAGTTGCTGCAGGATGCAGCAAGGAAAGAAGCTGCTGCACAAGCTCGTTAA